The Paenibacillus sp. RUD330 genome has a segment encoding these proteins:
- a CDS encoding iron ABC transporter permease produces the protein MRTYPRLPAVILLITPAAALCLVLLSALFGAKSIHAVDVWNAVAHFDPDNVNHQIIRHSRLPRVFGSLLIGAFLAVSGAVMQGITRNALASPSMLGVSDGSVFVVTLCMVFLPQLSSTELIAMSMAGSALGAALVFGMAWLIPGGGSPVKLAILGTLAGMFLNGVADAVAMYAHIPQKISFWYNARLHQLDPELITLALPFAAAGLILALVLARSISALSLGEEMSVSLGQRVRLIKGLSMLAVVLLTGTSVALAGKIAFVGLIVPHVARMLAGTDYRRIIPVSGVLGALFLAACDILSRFLNAPFETPIGVVTALFGVPFFLYLVKKKGGAAHA, from the coding sequence ATGAGAACCTACCCCAGGCTGCCGGCCGTTATTCTTCTGATAACGCCGGCAGCCGCTTTATGCCTTGTGCTGCTGTCGGCTCTCTTCGGAGCCAAGTCCATCCATGCGGTCGATGTCTGGAATGCGGTCGCGCATTTCGATCCCGACAACGTCAATCATCAGATCATCCGCCATTCCCGCCTTCCGCGCGTCTTCGGCTCGCTGTTGATCGGCGCCTTCCTGGCCGTCTCGGGCGCGGTAATGCAAGGTATTACCCGGAATGCCCTGGCATCGCCGTCCATGCTCGGCGTTTCCGACGGATCGGTCTTTGTCGTGACGCTGTGCATGGTCTTCCTCCCCCAGCTCAGCTCCACGGAACTGATCGCGATGTCCATGGCCGGATCGGCCTTGGGAGCGGCGCTCGTGTTCGGCATGGCCTGGCTCATTCCCGGAGGAGGATCTCCGGTCAAGCTCGCCATTCTCGGCACGCTGGCCGGCATGTTCCTGAACGGCGTCGCGGATGCCGTGGCGATGTATGCCCATATTCCGCAAAAAATCAGCTTCTGGTACAACGCCCGCCTGCATCAGCTCGATCCCGAGCTCATTACGCTGGCGCTGCCGTTCGCGGCAGCAGGCCTCATCCTGGCGCTGGTCCTCGCGCGCTCCATCTCCGCCCTCTCGCTCGGAGAAGAGATGTCGGTCAGCCTCGGGCAGCGCGTCCGCCTGATCAAGGGGCTGTCCATGCTCGCTGTCGTGCTGCTGACGGGCACATCCGTCGCGCTCGCGGGCAAAATCGCTTTTGTCGGCCTGATCGTGCCCCATGTCGCCCGCATGCTGGCCGGTACGGACTACCGCCGCATCATCCCCGTATCCGGCGTGCTCGGAGCCTTGTTCCTGGCTGCCTGCGACATTCTCTCGCGTTTCCTGAACGCACCCTTCGAGACTCCGATCGGCGTCGTCACCGCCTTGTTCGGCGTGCCGTTCTTCCTCTATCTGGTCAAAAAGAAGGGAGGCGCGGCCCATGCCTGA